The Euphorbia lathyris chromosome 2, ddEupLath1.1, whole genome shotgun sequence genome includes a window with the following:
- the LOC136220000 gene encoding uncharacterized protein has product MNLNFGKGSSGSSNNFNFDLGIGSNRSVPLKDQKNPTSSFSSYSSQPKPAWQPNKPSWTHQPAPSQPARPGLNGPASMVGDIHGKSWNSTASGTGIGIVEKNPNLFGDLVGSALGKGNKGNSNVPLKNATRTSNNSAYSMGNLADSLPKSSSSATSGGSWGSSGKFGSSSGGYNQKSSSVNSTAYGNGNANANISSNKSSNLGGPAIKGMMGGSGVGLGGNRDPFGSLVDLASKQSSGSLNSASKNGKTNAADDVFGSKRNAGDDTFGNFQNAAKPSTASYSSGGNDFMGSNTGFSSSVDDFGGFASQKKPPAQTTSEDPLNMFFSSSSGNTATASGGGAGDKQFSELDDWGMESDFGGAGNDSGGATTELDGLPPPPAGVSASAAKNKGIDNQKQGQYADAIKWLSWAVVLLEKSGDSSKSMEVLSCRASCYKEVGEYKKAVADCTKVLEFDDKNTSALVQRALLYESMEKYKLGAEDLRSVLKIDPANRIARSTVHRLTKMAS; this is encoded by the exons ATGAATCTCAATTTCGGGAAAGGTTCATCTGGATCATCGAACAACTTCAACTTCGATTTAGGAATCGGATCGAACCGCTCCGTACCCCTCAAGGACCAAAAGAATCCAACCTCTTCATTTTCTTCGTATTCCTCGCAACCAAAACCCGCGTGGCAACCAAATAAGCCTTCTTGGACCCACCAACCCGCCCCGAGTCAGCCTGCTCGACCAGGTCTAAATGGACCCGCTTCAATGGTGGGCGACATACATGGGAAGAGCTGGAATTCAACGGCTTCAGGTACAGGGATTGGAATTGTTGAAAAGAACCCTAATTTGTTTGGCGATCTAGTTGGTTCTGCTTTAGGGAAGGGGAATAAGGGTAATAGCAATGTCCCTTTGAAAAATGCTACACGGACATCGAATAATAGTGCGTATTCGATGGGGAATCTTGCTGATTCGTTGCCGAAATCGAGTAGCTCTGCTACAAGCGGTGGAAGTTGGGGATCCAGTGGTAAATTTGGGAGTTCTTCCGGTGGATACAATCAAAAAAGCAGTAGTGTTAATTCTACTGCTTATGGTAATGGAAATGCCAATGCCAATATCAGTAGTAATAAAAGTTCAAATCTTGGTGGTCCTGCAATAAAAGGTATGATGGGTGGAAGTGGAGTTGGATTGGGTGGAAATAGGGATCCATTTGGTTCTCTGGTTGATCTTGCATCAAAACAATCATCCGGTAGTCTTAATTCGGCTAGTAAAAACGGTAAGACTAATGCTGCAGATGATGTTTTTGGAAGCAAGAGAAATGCTGGAGATGACACATTTGGGAATTTTCAAAATGCTGCAAAACCAAGCACAGCATCATACTCATCTGGTGGTAATGATTTTATGGGGTCAAATACTGGTTTCAGTTCTAGCGTAGATGATTTTGGGGGTTTTGCTTCTCAGAAGAAGCCTCCTGCTCAAACCACAAGTGAGGATCCACTTAACATGTTCTTTTCCTCTTCCTCTGGAAATACTGCAACAGCATCTGGAGGAGGAGCAGGGGACAAGCAGTTTTCGGAACTTGATGATTGGGGGATGGAATCAGATTTCGGTGGAGCAGGGAATGATTCAGGCGGTGCTACTACTGAGCTTGACGGGCTACCGCCTCCTCCTGCTGGAGTCTCAGCTTCTGCAGCAAAGAACAAGGGTATTGACAATCAAAAGCAGGGACAATATGCAGATGCCATCAAATGGTTGTCTTGGGCTGTAGTACTTCTTGAGAAAAGTGGTGATTCATCTAAGTCCATGGAGGTTTTGTCCTGCAGAGCTTCATGTTATAAAGAGGTTGGAGAATATAAGAAGGCAGTTGCTGATTGTACAAAG GTGCTTGAATTTGATGATAAAAATACATCTGCCCTTGTACAACGAGCACTTCTGTATGAAAGTATGGAGAAGTACAAACTGGGAGCAGAAGACCTGAGAAGTGTTCTGAAGATTGACCCTGCTAACCGGATTGCAAGGAGTACCGTTCATCGCTTGACTAAAATGGCAAGCTAG